CCCTTTGGCGTTGCAAGAGGCCTGGATTGAGGTTGGCTTTCTCTCTCATCACCTGGGCCGGAGTGTTGGGGCTTGGCGCCCAGCCTGAGGTTTGGCGGCTTTCGGATAATCCCCTTACGCCTGCGTTTTGGCAGTCCCATTACTGGGCTGGTGTTGGAGTAACGGGCTTGATGTTGTTTTCCCTGGGTGCTCGCGCTGAGATACTGCGCGACATTCGCATGCGTCGATTGCATGTTACCGCCAACGTGCTGGCGGCCTTGTTGTTTTTGACGCAAGGCCTCACAGGAACCCGTGACCTTCTCGAGATTCCGCTCGGTTGGCAGAAGTCCACCATTTATGCCTGTGATTTCAATGCGAAGACCTGTCCTTCACTGGATCCCAATGCACAGCCCTGACTGACCCATCTGGCTAAAGAGAGAGGGTTGTGGCTTCAACCCATGGATTCTTCAGCGTTGAAGGCACTGTTTTTGCAACGTGTGAGCTTGGGGGGCATGAGCTTGAGGCCATGTCGCGAGCTTTTTCTGCGCTCTATCGAAGCTTTCAGACGGATGTTATTGGGCGTGAGCGCTGCTCTCCTATCAAGGGCATGATCTACACCTGGATTGATCCTCCCTCGGGCCGTAGCGAACATGTGTGTTTGTTTTTCCATGGTGGGGGATACACCATGGGATCGACGGATGATCACTTGCAATTGATTGCCTCACTTGTAGAGGATTCAGGGATCAGTTTTCTAGGGGTTGATTATCGTTTGTGCCCGAACGATTGTTTTCCAGCTGCTCTCGATGATATAGAAGATGCTTATCGCTGGCTGTTAGCGCAGGGCTATCGAGCAGAGGCGATTGGTACGACAGGAATTTCTGCTGGGGCCACATTGGTGACGCAATTGCTGCATCGCTGTAAAAGGAAGGGCTTGCCGATGCCCGCTGTGGCATTGGTGATGGCAGGGGTTATGGACTTCAGCTGTGGGAGAGAATCTGTTGCTTTTAATGCCAACGATGATCTTGTGTCGTTGCAGCGACTCGAAGCTATCTCTTCCCATTATTTGCCAGAGGATGGTTCATATGATTCACGAGATCTTGACTGTTTGCAGCAGGATTACCGCTCTTATCCCCGTACATTATTCCAGGTTGGTGATCGTGAAGTGTTGCTCAGTGATGCGATCGCCTGTTTTTCAATTTTAAAAACAGCAGGACATGATGTGGCTTTGCCTGTTGTGCCTGGAATGATTCATTGCGGGCAGCTCTTTTCACGGGAATTTACGCCTGGTCAACGTGCAACGGCTGAGGCAGCCCTTTTTCTGCGTGAAGGATTCGTTGCTTGCAATCCATACTCAGTGCGTGGCATGGGTGAGCGCAAGAAGCAGAAGACTGGTCATTGATGCGGTGCCAGCCACAAACCAACCAAGACGGGCGCGATCAATGGCCGGGAGTTCTTCTCGGAACACGGCCATGAGCAGTCCCCCTCCCAGAAATGCTGTGGCGATGGCGAGATGGAGGTCGTCCACGGGGTGGAGGAGTGCTGCATGCAACAGCCCCAAGACCAGGGCAGCGGTTCCCACCCAGCGCATGCGTGTTCGGTAGATGGCTGGATGCCGAGCGTCCATGGTCCGATCGGCTAGGAGGACATGGGCGCTGATGGCGATGGTGAACAAGATTCCATAGGCCAATCCGGTGCTGATCAGGGACGGAAGCGAATAGGCATAGAGGTAGCTGATCGCAGCGAAATTAAGCGTGTGCAGTGATCTCGCAACCCTGCCAGCCTTGCGTTCATGGGTGGCGAGCACATCAAGGCTGTACGTCACCATGATTCCTGCTAGGGCGATCAGAAATAGCAATGCCTCTGTGATGGGGGTAGGGGCAAAGGTTTCCATCCCAGGGGCTTTAGATAAGGCTTGTCCATGACTGGCAAGTTCTGGCAATAGGTGCACAAATACGTAGGCGATTCCTGCTCCGCCTCCAAAGGAGGCCCAGCGCACCTGTTCGCGATCAGGTCGCGTTGCCACCTTGGCTGCGAGCCAGTGCGCACTTGCAATCGCAGTCACGCAGAGAATGGAAGAGATCCAGAGCATCACGGCCGACACCTGAAGACTGTTTCAGTGTGGCCTCTCATCGCAAGACAAACATTCTTTTGAATTGCTGAGTTCTATCGCCTTGAAAGACTGCCTCAAAGTTTAAGTTTGAAATACCGACATGCCTAGATGGCATGTCGGTCATTGGCCATCAAAGTTCAATTAGGGGTTGTGTGGCTTTTGTTCTGTGCAATATTGCCAATCCTTTGAAAGCAGTGAACGTCATGGAAACTTAAATGGTCGCACCTTTGGATCGCATGAAAGTGTTGAAGGGAAAACGAAATCAGAGGATACGCATAATAATTTAAACTCATCTTAGAAATTAGCCTTGTCGGGATTAAGGTATAAGACGCTAATAAGTGATTTTAATAATCTCTTGATTGCTGTTGTTAAGGCTGTGTCTTGAGTTAGGTTTAATAAATGGTTTCAGAGAACTTGGACCACTTCGCTCACCTCAGGAATCGATTCGCGCATCTTGCGTTCAATCCCCATTTTTAAAGTCATCGTGCTGCTCGGGCAGCTTCCGCAAGCGCCCTGCAGGCGAACTTTCACGATCGGACCATCGATCTCAACGACTTCCACGTTGCCACCATCGGCCATCAGGAAGGGGCGAAGTTCATCGAGCACCTTTTCCACGTTCTCGTTGGTGAGGGCCATGGTCTCGGTGCTCATCGTTCAATATTCAGACTGAGCCAATCCTAGGCATTTCTAAGCCGCTCGGCCTCATAGCCTGTCGACAGCAGATCTGTTCGCCCCTTGGACCGCTACGACGTTGTGCTCGTGGGTGCTGGGATCATGAGTGTCACCCTGGCAACCCTCCTGCATGAACTCGATCCAGACTTGCGGTTGTTGGTTGTTGAACGGTTAGAGGCACCCGCTTTAGAAAGCAGCGCTGCGGGAAATAACGCTGGCACCGGCCATGCTGCCAACTGTGAGCTCAATTACACCCCTCTTCAGGCTGATGGCACGATTTCAATGGCGAAACCGCTGGCGATCAATGCCAGTTTTGAGTGCAGCCTCGAGTTTTGGTCGTCCCTCTGTGAGCAGGGTCGTTTAGATCCCTCTGGGTTTATTCACCGCGTGCCCCACATCAGTTTTGTGTGGGGTGAGGGCGATGTGGCCTACCTGCGCCAGCGCTATGAGCAGTTGAAGCCGCTGCCTGCTTTTGCGGCCATGGAGTGGAGCCGCGATGAGGCTGAGCTCGCTTCCTGGATTCCGCTCGTGATGGCCGGGCGAGATCCTAAAAAAGCAGTTGCAGCCACCAGGATTGAGCGCGGCACAGACGTGGATTTCGGGGCTTTGTCTCGCTCTCTGTTTGTTCCCTTGCAAGCGTCTGGGGCCCTTGATCTGGTGTTCGGGACTTCGGTGTCTGATCTCAACCGTCGCGCAGAGGGCTGGGAGCTGCAATTGCGTGGCCCCTCTGGACGCCGCGACGTGATGACGCCGTTTGTGTTTCTCGGTGCCGGTGGTGGGGCCCTACCTCTCCTCCAACGTTCGGGCATTCCTGAAGCGGCTGCTTACGCCGGGTTTCCCGTGAGCGGGCAATGGCTTGTCTGCAATGACCCGGATTTATCGGAGCATCACTTCGCCAAGGTGTATGGCAAAGCCAAGGTGGGGGCTCCGCCGATGTCGGTGCCCCACCTCGACTCCCGCTGGATCGATGGCCGTCGCTCCCTCCTGTTTGGGCCCTATGCCGGCTTTAGCAGCAAGTTTTTGAAGCAGGGGTCTTTGCTGGATCTTCCTCGTTCTGTGCGCACCTCCAATGTGTTGCCCATGCTTCAAGTTGGGGTCAACAACATCCCCTTGGTTCGTTATCTCGTGAATCAACTGCGCCAAAGCAGTGAGGATCGGATGGAGGCGTTAAAGGCTTTTCTCCCAACGGCTCGCGCGGACGATTGGGCTTTGTCGGTGGCTGGTCAGCGCGTTCAGATCATCAAACGCACCCCCACTGGAGGCCGTTTGCAATTGGGTACGGAGGTGGTTGCTTCTGGCGATGGTTCGTTGGCTGCCCTGCTTGGTGCCTCTCCTGGCGCGAGCACCTCCGTCACGATCATGTTGGAAATTCTTCAACGCTGTTTGCCTGATCGCTTGGCTTCGCAAGCGTGGCAGCAGCGCTTGCAAGCGTTACTGCCGAGCTATGGGCAAGATCTCAATGCGGATAGAGAGCTCCTTCAGCGCAGCCGAGATCGCAGTGATGCGCTGCTTGGTTTGCAGATTGCACGCTAGTTAGGCGCAGGCGCGCTCCGATGAATCGGCGGAAGCCCCATTGTGGAGTTCAGGGATGCTTGCCAGTGAGATTCACGATGATCCCCCCAGCTGTGATCATGGCGATTCCCGTAAGCTGACCTGGTGAGGGAATTTGCTTGTAGGCAAGCAAGGCAACCAGCACAATCGCGATAATACCGATCCCACTCCAGGGGGCATAAGTGATGCCAAGCGAAATCGTTTGCACGACGCGAGAGAGCAACAGCATCAAGGTGGAGTAAGCGGCTTGCATAACGATTGCGGAAATAGGTCTGCTGAACCCTTGAGAGTGTTTGAGAAAAGAGGTTCCCATCACTTCGGAAGCGATCGCCAAGCAATCACAGAATCCAGGGTGGGGGCATGCAGCGTTTCTCTCATCGAATTGGTGGCGGCTCCTTAGGATTGGCGCATTGCCTTCTGAAGCCCGAGCCGGGATTTCGCCAACCGCATGACCGACGCTCCCGTCAAAAGGATTCGCAACTTCTGCATCATTGCCCACATCGACCATGGCAAGTCGACGTTGGCCGACCGGTTGCTGCAAGACACCGGCACGGTGGCCAATCGGGATATGCAAGAGCAGTTCCTCGACAACATGGAGCTGGAGAGGGAACGGGGGATCACGATCAAGCTCCAAGCGGCCCGCATGAACTACAAGGCGGCGGATGGTGAGGAGTATGTGCTCAACCTCATTGATACCCCCGGCCACGTGGACTTCTCCTATGAGGTGAGCCGCAGCCTGCAGGCCTGTGAAGGGGCCTTACTGGTGGTGGATGCAAGCCAAGGCGTTGAAGCTCAGACCTTGGCCAACGTCTACATGGCGCTGGAGAACGATCTTGAGATCATTCCTGTGCTCAACAAGATTGATCTGCCTGGTGCCGACCCGGATCGCATTAAGGAGGAGATCGAGGCGATCATCGGCTTGGATTGCTCGAATGCGATTCCGTGCTCCGCCAAAACGGGTCTAGGCGTTCCGGAAATTCTTCAAGCGGTGGTGGATCGGGTGCCACCTCCTGCCGACACAGTGGAAGAGCCCACCAAAGCGCTGATCTTTGATTCTTATTACGACCCTTACCGAGGCGTGATTGTTTACTTCCGTGTGATGAGCGGAAGGATTAGTCGCAAAGACAAGGTGTTGCTCATGGCGAGCAACAAAACCTATGAACTTGACGAAGTCGGGATCATGGCCCCGGATGAGAAAAAGGTGGATGAGCTCCATGCTGGAGAGGTGGGTTATCTCGCGGCCTCAATCAAGGCGGTGGCGGATGCACGGGTGGGAGATACGATTACGTTGCTGAACGAGCCGGCAGATGCACCGCTGCCTGGCTATGCAGAAGCCAAACCGATGGTTTTTTGTGGCTTGTTTCCTACAGAAGCCGATCAATACCCGGATTTACGAGAAGCTCTGCACAAATTGCAGCTCTCTGATGCAGCGCTGAAATTTGAACCCGAAACCAGCAGTGCGATGGGCTTTGGATTCCGTTGCGGATTCCTCGGCCTGTTGCACATGGAGATTGTGCAGGAGCGCTTGGAACGTGAATACAACCTGGATCTGATTGTTACTGCGCCATCAGTGATTTACACCGTGAATCTCACCAATGGTGAGCAAATCATGGTGGATAATCCGGCCACACTCCCAGATCCTCAGCAACGTGAATCGATTGAGGAGCCCTATGTGCGCATGGAAATTTATGCGCCGAATGAGTTCAATGGAGCATTGATGGGGCTGTGCCAGGAGAGACGAGGTGACTACATCGATATGAAATACATCACCAAGGAACGGGTGACCTTGATTTATGAATTGCCCTTAGCAGAAGTGGTGACTGATTTCTTCGATCAAATGAAGACCCGCACCCAGGGCTATGCCTCGATGGAGTATCACCTGATCGGCTATCGCAAGAACGAGCTTGTGCGCTTGGATGTGTTGATTAATGCAGAACGCGCTGATCCTCTTACCACGATCGTTCACCGCGATAAGGCCTACAACGTGGGCAAGGGCTTAGTTGAAAAGCTCAAGGAATTGATTCCGCGCCAGCAATTTAAAATTCCTTTGCAAGCTTCTATCGGGAGCCGGATTATTGCCAGTACGAGTATTAGCGCGATCCGTAAGGATGTGCTTGCGAAGTGCTACGGCGGTGATATTTCGCGTAAGAAGAAACTGTTGAAGAAACAGGCAAAGGGTAAGAAACGGATGAAGGCGATGGGCAAAGTCGATGTACCGCAAGAGGCCTTTATGGCTGTATTGAAACTGAATCAAACCTCTTGATTTTGATCGTTTTGTTGTCGCTTGAGGCTGATCTGAGGCTGATCGGTCAGCCCTTACGCTGATAAACGTTCAATCACTGAGAAATAAAGAGGAATGCCAACAATGATATTGAACGGAAAGGTCACTCCCAGGGCTGCTGATAGATAAAGGCTCGGATTGGAATGGGGAAGAGCTGTTTTCATGGCTGCCGGAACAGCGATGTAGGAGGCGCTGGCGCAAAGGATCACGAACAACAGCGCATTGCCAGGATCCAGTTTGAATAACGACGCTAAAGCGATCGCAACGAATGCATTCAGAACAGGGAAGAGAATCGAGAAGGCAATCAAGAAGAGTCCACTTTTCTTTAATTCGCCGATTCTTGAGGCGGCTGATATCCCCATTTCCAAGAGAAACAGGCACAACACGCCATAAAAAATCTGGTTGGTGAATGGAGCGATCTTCTCAACACCGGAATGATCGAATGTTTCCGATAAGGCACCAACAACAAGGGACCCCAAGAGTAAATAAACAGATGTATTCAGGATGGATGTTTGGATGATCGTGCTCAGCTGTGGCGATGTGCTGGGCGTGTTCTTGGATTGGCTTTGTGACCTTCCGTTCAGGATCAATCCCATCACAATGGCCGGAGACTCCATCAAGGCGAGTGCGGCAATCATGAATCCAGAATGTTCCACTTTGATTTCATTGAGAAAGGAACTTGCGGTGATGAACGTCACGGCACTGATCGATCCAAATGAGGCTGCAAGGGCTGCAGAATCCTCAGGCCCAAAGCGTCGCCTGAGAATGGGAAAGCCATAGAGGGGCACAACGATGGCCATCATCAAGCACATCAGCAGAACCGTGACAACGGATCCACTGAGCCCGCTGCGAACAAGCTCCACGCCACCTTTGAATCCAATGGCGATCAACAGATAGATGGACAGTAATTTGGAGATGGGCGGTGGTATCTCCAGGTTGATTCGCAGACAGACGGCAGCGGCTCCCATGAAAAAGAACAGGACAGCGGGTGAAAATATATTTTCAAGAATGAGGCTTTGATTCAATGGATTGATGTGGCTTTGTCCAAGGTAGCTTGCCACTTGGGTGACACGCCACTTGTATGCGTTTGAATCAATCGTTTTGATCAGCCTGCTTCAGTTTCAACACTTTTATCTGCAACAGAAGCTATCTTCGACACTTTATCTGGCTCGCTTATGCTTCAATTAAGGTGTTTTTCCGGAGAGTTCAATGTCATCTTCGTTATTGCAATGATCAAAATTGGCACTCGGATTGCTGGGGTCGCAATCATCAAGATTGTTGCCATGGCCATTGTTGCTGTTATTCGCAACGGTGATTTCATCGATTTGGTTGTAACTACCGTTGGTCAGCAACGCCAGTTGGGTCAGCCAGCTTGATTCCATGCCAATGGAGGTGGTGTTCACAATCAGCGGTTGATTGCTTCCATTGTGCGTGCGGCCTTCATTTTTAGAGGAGTAGCGCTCGGCCGTGCGTGTTTCATCTTTCCTGGACCATTTGCCTCCGTTAGGGTCCTTATTGGGTTTGCCATCAGTGAGGAAATAAAGAGTGTCTGTTTCGGTGTCATCAAAGCTCTGCTGAATCGAATCCCAGGGGTCCGTTCCACCCCAGCTGGTGACTTTGTCGTCATTCAAGGTGTTGACAAACTCAATCGCTGAATCTCGCTTTCCATCCGCGCCAAGGCTCACCAGGTTGGTGGTTGAATCGGTCCAGGATTTGTGGTTGGTGTACCCATCCGAACTGAACGATGTGATGCCCATCTTGGTGGTGTTCGGCAGTGCACCGATCAGCATGGTCATTTCGCTGATCAGGGCCTCCATGCGGGTGAGTGCACAGATTCGGTTCGTTTCTTTGTAGCGACCTTTTTTCGGGTCATAAAACGTTCGGTAGATTCCGTAACCGTCTCCCCACATCACACAGGCGCTCATCGATCCGGAGCCATCGATCACAAAGCGCACATTGCTACTGGTGATGTTCTGGAAGAAGGCTCCGCTCAGAACGCCTCCTTCCATGACTTCATCGGTGTTGTTCAGCCGTTTGTCGGCACGTGCGAAGGCAGTAAAATAAACATTTTGCTTGGTAATATCCACGCCATTTTTTGTTTTTTGTAAATAGCTGGCTGTAATCGGAAATGGCTGACTCGTCGGTTCATTGTCCGTGTCCGGGGTGGGATCAATGAATTTCATCAGCTTGAAGTTGGAATCGGTCTCCATCCTCAGGGCCGGTTCCCGTGGGCTCCGAAATGGGGTCACCCCTTGATTGAAGGAGAAATCGATTTGAGACAGAATCTCGTTCACGGGTTGGGGGGGGCAAGGCTCCTCTCCACACATCGATGGAAGAGCAGCGATTTGTTCCAGGATGTTGGAGAGGAAGAGCTCTTCTGTTTCATCGAAGGAACCATCGAGTTTCAAGGGTGGGCCGCAACGCTGGATGGTGTAGCCATAGCTGTTGTTGTTACTCGCGAGCCCGTAAACCACGGGTTTGGACAGTTCCACCATTTTGATCCCAAACAGTGGCTTGAACAGTTTGGTTCCAGCCAGGTTGGTGCATTTGCTGAGAACATCTGAATAACGTGGATTTTGAAGATTGAGATGTTGTTCAGCGTCTGGAAACGGATTGGCGTTGTGAACTATCAGATGAAGCCCCCGCTCCACCTCCGTTCGCATCAAGCGCATTCCATTCACCGTGTTCTGCCGGAGTGTTGCCTTATCAGCGGAGGTATTGATGATTTTTGCCGTGGATTGCATCGATAGAGCTGTAGCCCCCACAATCAAGGTTGAGGCAACTCCTGCCACCATGGCCTCGGTGAGACTGATCTGACCAGCTTCCTGTTTGCGACGACCACGCTTGGATGTTTTGAGGGCAACTTGCAGACTGGTCATGATGGAAGATGCAAACTTTTTTGTTCCTGATTCAAATCAACGGTTCCTTGATCAGTATGCATCTGCTGAATTGTTGAGTGATTGAGGTGTGGGTTGGTGTTCACTGAGAGTTA
This portion of the Synechococcus sp. ROS8604 genome encodes:
- a CDS encoding DUF4079 domain-containing protein; translation: MAGVDWLWILHPFLAVVLVYPLVGVVVRLAVQTRARRLQKQNLPVTVGRDHSDLGRWLAAAVVIVVLIALSVVIGTKVPVAEFKGGLGRAIQLLLVLVGTIVSLLALWRCKRPGLRLAFSLITWAGVLGLGAQPEVWRLSDNPLTPAFWQSHYWAGVGVTGLMLFSLGARAEILRDIRMRRLHVTANVLAALLFLTQGLTGTRDLLEIPLGWQKSTIYACDFNAKTCPSLDPNAQP
- a CDS encoding alpha/beta hydrolase, which translates into the protein MQLIASLVEDSGISFLGVDYRLCPNDCFPAALDDIEDAYRWLLAQGYRAEAIGTTGISAGATLVTQLLHRCKRKGLPMPAVALVMAGVMDFSCGRESVAFNANDDLVSLQRLEAISSHYLPEDGSYDSRDLDCLQQDYRSYPRTLFQVGDREVLLSDAIACFSILKTAGHDVALPVVPGMIHCGQLFSREFTPGQRATAEAALFLREGFVACNPYSVRGMGERKKQKTGH
- a CDS encoding NifU family protein, encoding MSTETMALTNENVEKVLDELRPFLMADGGNVEVVEIDGPIVKVRLQGACGSCPSSTMTLKMGIERKMRESIPEVSEVVQVL
- a CDS encoding malate:quinone oxidoreductase, translating into MDRYDVVLVGAGIMSVTLATLLHELDPDLRLLVVERLEAPALESSAAGNNAGTGHAANCELNYTPLQADGTISMAKPLAINASFECSLEFWSSLCEQGRLDPSGFIHRVPHISFVWGEGDVAYLRQRYEQLKPLPAFAAMEWSRDEAELASWIPLVMAGRDPKKAVAATRIERGTDVDFGALSRSLFVPLQASGALDLVFGTSVSDLNRRAEGWELQLRGPSGRRDVMTPFVFLGAGGGALPLLQRSGIPEAAAYAGFPVSGQWLVCNDPDLSEHHFAKVYGKAKVGAPPMSVPHLDSRWIDGRRSLLFGPYAGFSSKFLKQGSLLDLPRSVRTSNVLPMLQVGVNNIPLVRYLVNQLRQSSEDRMEALKAFLPTARADDWALSVAGQRVQIIKRTPTGGRLQLGTEVVASGDGSLAALLGASPGASTSVTIMLEILQRCLPDRLASQAWQQRLQALLPSYGQDLNADRELLQRSRDRSDALLGLQIAR
- a CDS encoding multidrug efflux SMR transporter, translating into MVDVGNDAEVANPFDGSVGHAVGEIPARASEGNAPILRSRHQFDERNAACPHPGFCDCLAIASEVMGTSFLKHSQGFSRPISAIVMQAAYSTLMLLLSRVVQTISLGITYAPWSGIGIIAIVLVALLAYKQIPSPGQLTGIAMITAGGIIVNLTGKHP
- the lepA gene encoding translation elongation factor 4 — translated: MTDAPVKRIRNFCIIAHIDHGKSTLADRLLQDTGTVANRDMQEQFLDNMELERERGITIKLQAARMNYKAADGEEYVLNLIDTPGHVDFSYEVSRSLQACEGALLVVDASQGVEAQTLANVYMALENDLEIIPVLNKIDLPGADPDRIKEEIEAIIGLDCSNAIPCSAKTGLGVPEILQAVVDRVPPPADTVEEPTKALIFDSYYDPYRGVIVYFRVMSGRISRKDKVLLMASNKTYELDEVGIMAPDEKKVDELHAGEVGYLAASIKAVADARVGDTITLLNEPADAPLPGYAEAKPMVFCGLFPTEADQYPDLREALHKLQLSDAALKFEPETSSAMGFGFRCGFLGLLHMEIVQERLEREYNLDLIVTAPSVIYTVNLTNGEQIMVDNPATLPDPQQRESIEEPYVRMEIYAPNEFNGALMGLCQERRGDYIDMKYITKERVTLIYELPLAEVVTDFFDQMKTRTQGYASMEYHLIGYRKNELVRLDVLINAERADPLTTIVHRDKAYNVGKGLVEKLKELIPRQQFKIPLQASIGSRIIASTSISAIRKDVLAKCYGGDISRKKKLLKKQAKGKKRMKAMGKVDVPQEAFMAVLKLNQTS
- a CDS encoding sodium-dependent bicarbonate transport family permease, translated to MNQSLILENIFSPAVLFFFMGAAAVCLRINLEIPPPISKLLSIYLLIAIGFKGGVELVRSGLSGSVVTVLLMCLMMAIVVPLYGFPILRRRFGPEDSAALAASFGSISAVTFITASSFLNEIKVEHSGFMIAALALMESPAIVMGLILNGRSQSQSKNTPSTSPQLSTIIQTSILNTSVYLLLGSLVVGALSETFDHSGVEKIAPFTNQIFYGVLCLFLLEMGISAASRIGELKKSGLFLIAFSILFPVLNAFVAIALASLFKLDPGNALLFVILCASASYIAVPAAMKTALPHSNPSLYLSAALGVTFPFNIIVGIPLYFSVIERLSA
- a CDS encoding VWA domain-containing protein, which encodes MTSLQVALKTSKRGRRKQEAGQISLTEAMVAGVASTLIVGATALSMQSTAKIINTSADKATLRQNTVNGMRLMRTEVERGLHLIVHNANPFPDAEQHLNLQNPRYSDVLSKCTNLAGTKLFKPLFGIKMVELSKPVVYGLASNNNSYGYTIQRCGPPLKLDGSFDETEELFLSNILEQIAALPSMCGEEPCPPQPVNEILSQIDFSFNQGVTPFRSPREPALRMETDSNFKLMKFIDPTPDTDNEPTSQPFPITASYLQKTKNGVDITKQNVYFTAFARADKRLNNTDEVMEGGVLSGAFFQNITSSNVRFVIDGSGSMSACVMWGDGYGIYRTFYDPKKGRYKETNRICALTRMEALISEMTMLIGALPNTTKMGITSFSSDGYTNHKSWTDSTTNLVSLGADGKRDSAIEFVNTLNDDKVTSWGGTDPWDSIQQSFDDTETDTLYFLTDGKPNKDPNGGKWSRKDETRTAERYSSKNEGRTHNGSNQPLIVNTTSIGMESSWLTQLALLTNGSYNQIDEITVANNSNNGHGNNLDDCDPSNPSANFDHCNNEDDIELSGKTP